The region GTTGCATCCACATGTTACATCATCTGCTCTGTTATATCCTGATGACCATGAACCTGCGCACATACATGCACAACGGTTTACCTCTGTTGAAAATGTTGTAATATCTCTTCCTGCTGGATTTACTAATTTCATAATTTTTTCCTCCCCATTTTCTTTTAATAATTTATAATAAATATCAATCTCCCCTTATGTACATTAGGCGCCTTTAGAAAGATTAATTTTATTAGCAATTTAATCTGAATATTCTATCAAGTTCATCTTTATCTTTAGATAAACCTTCTTTACAATTTAGTGATATTAGCATATTCTCATTTTTTAAAGTCTTTTCTATGATAATATTGAAATCCCTAAATGATATTTTTTTAATAATAGAACAACATAAATCATATTCATGCTTAACAGAAATTAATGGCTCATTATATAAATAATTATTTATACATTCTTTAGTTATAATTTTATTACTAGCCACTTTATTATTACTATAATATTCTGTTAGCTCATATAAAAAATTTTCTTTATATTCTGTAAATTGTTTTTCTGAAATTCCATAAAGTTTTAGTTTTCTTATAATATTAAGTACATGCTTAGCTTTCTCAAGAATACCTTGTTTAACTTTTAATTCTAAAATATTAAAATTCAATTCACTTAACAACATTTCTGAAACAAATTTTAAATTACTAAAATCCACTTTGTTATTTCTTAATGCTTCTTCAATATATTCTTCAATCAATATCAAAGCAAAATAATTTATTATTTTTAACTTTAAATCTTCCATGGATTTATAATTCAAGTTTGGTTTTAAATAATATAACTGCATTTCATCATAATTAATATTATCAACAATGTTCAGTAATACTTTTTTTGAACTTATACTGTGCTTAACTGTTGGTTTTAAATAATTTAAATCACATCCTTCAATAGTTAAAAATATTTTCTCTAATAATTTTTTAACTTTGTATTTTTCAATTGAACCTACTATGAAAACAGCACTATTTTCTGGCTTGTACAAATTATTATGAAACCTTTGTACTTCTTCAAAACTCAAATTAAGAATGCATTCTAAATTTCCTAAAGGCAGTTTATCTTTTATATCTTCAACTCTAATTAGTTCAGGTAAAATAGCTTGCTGTAATTTAATTTTTGATGTTTTGCTTTCATTAATTATTTCCATTTTCAATTCTTCTTTTATTGAATTCATGCTTGTCCTCACAATATTACGTCCATTTAATATGTTCTTAAAATTATTTAAAACATCTTCAATTGCATCCACTTCACAATTCAAAAAATAAACTGTTTCTTCAAAATCAGTATAACCTAACATTAAATTATTTTTATTTGATTTATTTTTAAATGCAAAATCACTATTATAAATACACATATGTTCAACAAAATGAGCTATTCCATTTTTGCTGCTCTTTTCCATTAAGGATCCTACTTTAACCACTAACGATACTCTTACTAATTTTTCTTTAACATCATTATTATATATATAATATTTAATACCATTTCTCAAAGTTCCTGATTCTAATTGATCTACTTTATTATAATTTAAATCATTATTTAATCTCATAATAATAATTACTACTCCACTTTAATTTTATTTAAATATTCTAATTCCTTGGGGTTAATTTCTAAACATTTATGATATAATATCAAATATTTTTCCATATTCTCTCTAACAAAGTTACAATAGTATCTTTTCTTCCTCATATTAACTTTTTGATCCTTAAAACTCATAGCATAACATATTTGGCACAGTCTAGATGCCCAACAATTTTTACAATCATTTATCGATTTATTTGCATAATCTTCCACTAATAACTCTTTTATTTTTTTCTTATTTATTCCATCATATACATTCCCTATTACTGGTGACCCGTCAATCCTCTCACACACTAAAAAATCCCCATTTGTGGAAACATATATCTTTCTTCCACCAGGAATACAACATGCATTTAAATTATTATCCTTAATATGCTTTATCAATATTGGTCTATTATGAATTCTTATGAATGGTGATTCAACAGCTCCTCTTAAGAAAAACTCCTTATCTTCTGAATTTTTCACTTTATTTAAATACGTTTCTGCTGACCAAATCCTCAAATAGTCAGTAACGCCTCCAGTTTTTTCAATCATTTTCTCAACTTCATCATAATTAACATCACTTACAGTTGGGTATGTTACATTTTTATTGATTTTTTCAGGCAACCAATCCAAACTTTTAAAAAAGTTATCTATTTTTTTAATTTTCTCAAATGAAAATGGCCTATTAAAAACCATGCTTAACGTTAATCTATTTTCTGTATCCTCACCAAACGCATCTACTACATACCTTAAACCTCTTATTGCTCTCTCAAAGCTTCCCTTACCATTAATATCTCTTCTTGAACTATCATGAATTTCTTGAGGTCCATCTATACTAGCAGTTAAACTAAATCCTTTTACAGATGCTATATATTCAGCTATTTCTTTTGTCATTAATGTTAAATTGCTTGTAACTGAAAAGGTAACTTCTTTATCTGTAATTGTTTTTCTTGCATAATCTACACACTTTTTCAGCAAATCAAATTTTATAAGTGCTTCTCCTCCATAGAACGTTACAGCAACACCTTTTTCTTTATCTCCATGTAAATTAATATAATCAATTGCCCTCTTAGCAACATCTTCCGTCATGTCGTTTTCGTTAAAATTTCTTCTTTCTGTATAATCATTAGAATAAATACAATACGAACATCTTAAATTGCACTTACCTGTTAACTCTAATACAATTTGTCTTACCTTATTATCTAACTCATCATCTAATTCTTCAAAATGACCTGGTGACACAAACTTAAATTCATTACCGCCTTTTAAAATATCTTCTTGTTCTATAGAATCCTTTATATTTGCCATTGCCTCAAAATATTCTTCTTCGTTAATTTCATTCTTTAAATTTGCTATTTCATCTATTTTCCCTGTTATGATTTTTTTCAAAATTTTATATTCAAGTTCGCTGCAATTTAAAACTTTACTAGTTCCAGTATCATAAATATAACAAAGTGAATCTGTTTTAAAAAGCTTGGCTAATACTCTTGGACTATTCGTATTTTTTTTAAAATATTCAATATACTCATCCTCTTTGCTGAGTGAACATTCCATCTTCATTTCCAAATTTCATTCCTCCTTGAAGTTTCTTTATACTTTTTATTTTTAATTACTTTACAAAATTATTTCCGCCTATTTATTCAATTAAATGCTTAATATGGTTTTTACTGGGTTAACCCTTTACTAATATAATAGTATTAGACAATATTTATTTCAATAGGTTTTCCTTAATATTACGCTTATTTGACCTATAAATACCTTTTTTGTATTATATTACTTATAAGTAAACTTTTATGCTATTTAAGTAAAATTAAGGTATAAATAAGTAA is a window of Clostridium pasteurianum DNA encoding:
- a CDS encoding CA_C0660 family putative sactipeptide bacteriocin, with the translated sequence MKLVNPAGRDITTFSTEVNRCACMCAGSWSSGYNRADDVTCGCNCHWYSSDNENANLNSANAAV
- a CDS encoding M16 family metallopeptidase, producing the protein MRLNNDLNYNKVDQLESGTLRNGIKYYIYNNDVKEKLVRVSLVVKVGSLMEKSSKNGIAHFVEHMCIYNSDFAFKNKSNKNNLMLGYTDFEETVYFLNCEVDAIEDVLNNFKNILNGRNIVRTSMNSIKEELKMEIINESKTSKIKLQQAILPELIRVEDIKDKLPLGNLECILNLSFEEVQRFHNNLYKPENSAVFIVGSIEKYKVKKLLEKIFLTIEGCDLNYLKPTVKHSISSKKVLLNIVDNINYDEMQLYYLKPNLNYKSMEDLKLKIINYFALILIEEYIEEALRNNKVDFSNLKFVSEMLLSELNFNILELKVKQGILEKAKHVLNIIRKLKLYGISEKQFTEYKENFLYELTEYYSNNKVASNKIITKECINNYLYNEPLISVKHEYDLCCSIIKKISFRDFNIIIEKTLKNENMLISLNCKEGLSKDKDELDRIFRLNC
- a CDS encoding radical SAM protein; this encodes MKMECSLSKEDEYIEYFKKNTNSPRVLAKLFKTDSLCYIYDTGTSKVLNCSELEYKILKKIITGKIDEIANLKNEINEEEYFEAMANIKDSIEQEDILKGGNEFKFVSPGHFEELDDELDNKVRQIVLELTGKCNLRCSYCIYSNDYTERRNFNENDMTEDVAKRAIDYINLHGDKEKGVAVTFYGGEALIKFDLLKKCVDYARKTITDKEVTFSVTSNLTLMTKEIAEYIASVKGFSLTASIDGPQEIHDSSRRDINGKGSFERAIRGLRYVVDAFGEDTENRLTLSMVFNRPFSFEKIKKIDNFFKSLDWLPEKINKNVTYPTVSDVNYDEVEKMIEKTGGVTDYLRIWSAETYLNKVKNSEDKEFFLRGAVESPFIRIHNRPILIKHIKDNNLNACCIPGGRKIYVSTNGDFLVCERIDGSPVIGNVYDGINKKKIKELLVEDYANKSINDCKNCWASRLCQICYAMSFKDQKVNMRKKRYYCNFVRENMEKYLILYHKCLEINPKELEYLNKIKVE